The proteins below are encoded in one region of Ferroplasma acidiphilum:
- a CDS encoding RNA-guided endonuclease InsQ/TnpB family protein, whose product MLKTLQIKLLPDDNQKALLLGTFKKFNEACNFVSRIAWDNKIYNKISLQKLVYYDIRNKFGLSAQLTIRVIAKVVDTYLTDRSVFHEFREYGSIVYDQRIMSFKSMYEVSLNTIKGRIRIPITIGKYGEIPFNRMRGQCDLVRKHKIFYLMVSVDIKEQPVIEPKNVIGVDMGIVNISVDSTGKYYSGDRISEVREHNSDLRSRLQSVNTKSAKRHLKKLSGKEHRFATNTNHIISKEIVNKARGTSSAIAIEDLSGIRMRETVKKGNKYIHNSWAFYQLRLFIEYKAREAGIPIIVIDPHNTSRECPNCHTISKKNRPERSAFKCISCGLEGEADYIASLNIRNRAVANQPIVAGDFFVHCDTPVASSLL is encoded by the coding sequence GTGCTTAAAACCCTTCAAATTAAATTGCTTCCAGACGATAATCAGAAGGCTCTACTCCTTGGCACATTTAAAAAGTTCAATGAAGCATGTAATTTTGTATCCAGAATAGCATGGGATAATAAAATATATAATAAAATATCCCTCCAGAAATTGGTATATTATGATATCAGAAACAAATTCGGATTATCAGCACAGTTAACCATAAGAGTTATTGCAAAGGTTGTGGACACTTATTTAACTGATAGATCAGTATTCCATGAATTCCGGGAATACGGTTCAATAGTATATGACCAGAGAATTATGAGTTTTAAAAGCATGTATGAAGTGAGCCTTAACACCATTAAGGGAAGAATAAGAATACCTATAACCATTGGAAAATATGGTGAAATACCATTCAATAGAATGAGGGGCCAATGTGACCTTGTAAGGAAACATAAAATTTTCTATTTAATGGTAAGTGTTGATATAAAGGAACAACCAGTTATAGAACCTAAGAATGTTATAGGGGTAGACATGGGTATAGTAAACATCTCCGTTGATTCCACCGGAAAATACTATTCCGGAGATAGAATCAGTGAAGTAAGGGAACATAATTCAGACCTCCGTTCCAGATTGCAATCTGTTAATACTAAATCAGCAAAAAGGCATCTTAAAAAGCTTTCAGGAAAAGAGCATAGATTTGCCACCAATACAAACCATATAATATCTAAGGAAATAGTAAATAAAGCCAGAGGCACCTCTTCTGCAATTGCCATTGAAGATCTCAGTGGCATAAGAATGAGGGAAACTGTTAAAAAAGGAAATAAATACATCCATAATTCATGGGCTTTCTACCAGCTCAGGCTGTTTATTGAATACAAGGCAAGAGAAGCAGGCATTCCAATAATCGTTATAGACCCACATAACACAAGCAGGGAATGCCCCAACTGCCATACTATTTCTAAAAAGAACAGGCCTGAGAGATCTGCATTTAAATGCATTTCCTGTGGCTTAGAGGGAGAAGCAGATTATATTGCTTCATTAAATATCAGGAACAGGGCTGTTGCCAACCAGCCTATTGTAGCGGGTGATTTTTTTGTCCATTGTGACACCCCAGTTGCAAGCTCACTGCTTTAG
- a CDS encoding HAD family hydrolase: protein MVKLILFDIDGTLMEESPTHTAAFDYVCKEIYGVDTDIESFPRHGMTDTGIMYGLLKKQGIQEVEIKAKLDIAFQALIGYVSTNLQPADYKLLDNVKNMLDAVKVNGYISGILTGNLQPIAEIRLQHAGIEEYFLTGGYGSDSIIRSKLVDYAIQRYGKNINRSEIYLIGDTPLDIKAAREASTRAVGIATGVYPITDLNGADLTLKNFKDINKLIDFLKN, encoded by the coding sequence ATGGTTAAATTGATTTTATTTGATATAGACGGTACATTAATGGAAGAATCTCCCACCCATACTGCAGCTTTTGATTACGTATGCAAAGAAATTTACGGCGTGGATACAGATATAGAATCATTCCCGAGGCATGGGATGACCGATACTGGCATTATGTATGGATTATTGAAAAAACAGGGAATTCAAGAAGTAGAAATTAAAGCTAAACTGGATATTGCATTTCAGGCTTTGATAGGCTATGTATCAACTAACCTTCAACCTGCAGACTATAAATTGCTTGACAATGTTAAAAATATGCTTGATGCGGTAAAGGTTAATGGGTATATCTCTGGTATCCTTACAGGGAATCTACAGCCTATTGCTGAAATACGGCTCCAGCATGCTGGTATAGAAGAGTATTTTCTTACCGGTGGGTATGGAAGTGATAGTATAATAAGGTCGAAACTTGTTGACTATGCAATACAGAGATATGGAAAGAATATTAACAGATCTGAAATTTATCTTATAGGGGATACTCCGCTGGATATAAAGGCTGCAAGGGAGGCTTCAACCAGGGCTGTAGGCATTGCTACTGGTGTATATCCTATCACCGATTTGAATGGAGCTGATCTGACCCTGAAAAATTTTAAAGATATAAATAAATTAATTGATTTCCTTAAAAATTAA
- a CDS encoding 3-hydroxyacyl-CoA dehydrogenase family protein, which produces MIEKIGIIGAGAMGSSIAEVFAFNGYSVYLKDQNMEYVNRGISHVRKVLEDYQSYMDSMPDKEIKRIERNGIELTETQKNSIKKNLGKQLDIDGIISNIHPVESYKELSQCGLVIEAVFEKQEIKNDLFRELSGYFGENTILASNTSSLSITEMAANYKYPENNIIIHFFNPPYTMPLVEIVPALQTGSKTVETAYSLISGLRNHRDTMVPVKAKERSGFIVNRILIQLINEAIKIVEEGIADEKSVDIGMKKGAGFPMGPFELGDYVGLDIVYDVLKSFNKAYGDAYIPPERLKNMVIAGYLGRKTGKGFYEYTK; this is translated from the coding sequence TTGATAGAAAAAATAGGAATAATAGGTGCAGGAGCAATGGGTTCTTCTATTGCCGAGGTATTTGCTTTTAATGGTTACAGTGTATATTTAAAAGACCAGAATATGGAATATGTCAACAGGGGTATTTCCCATGTGAGAAAGGTGCTGGAAGATTATCAATCATATATGGATTCCATGCCCGACAAGGAAATAAAGAGAATAGAAAGAAATGGGATAGAACTTACGGAAACCCAGAAAAATAGTATTAAAAAGAATCTTGGCAAGCAGCTCGATATAGATGGAATTATTTCCAATATACATCCGGTTGAATCATACAAAGAACTGTCACAGTGTGGGCTTGTAATAGAGGCTGTTTTCGAAAAACAGGAAATCAAGAACGATCTGTTCAGGGAACTATCCGGTTATTTTGGTGAAAATACGATTCTTGCTTCCAATACCTCATCCCTGAGTATAACAGAGATGGCAGCCAATTATAAATATCCGGAGAATAATATCATTATCCACTTCTTCAATCCTCCATACACAATGCCACTGGTTGAGATTGTACCGGCTCTCCAGACTGGGAGTAAAACTGTTGAAACCGCATATTCACTTATTTCTGGATTGAGAAACCACAGGGATACAATGGTTCCGGTAAAAGCGAAGGAAAGATCGGGATTCATCGTGAACAGGATATTAATACAACTTATAAATGAAGCAATAAAAATAGTTGAGGAAGGCATAGCAGATGAAAAATCGGTTGATATAGGAATGAAGAAAGGAGCAGGTTTTCCAATGGGCCCATTTGAACTTGGCGATTATGTCGGGCTGGATATTGTCTATGACGTATTGAAGTCATTTAACAAAGCATATGGAGATGCATACATACCTCCGGAAAGGCTAAAAAATATGGTCATAGCAGGATATCTTGGAAGGAAAACTGGAAAAGGGTTCTATGAGTACACAAAATAA
- a CDS encoding MFS transporter yields the protein MNNTSNETTDPVLNELNGKITTKFYWAVTLLATIGGFLFGYDTSNIGTDLSFIPFAKNLAATDPFVYGYLIAGASLGAAVGALIAALLTDKYGRKFLLITDAAIYTIGALLSAFSVDLVMLLLSRTLIGLAVGADSAIATAYIAEYAPKNRRGHLSLMQQWMITWGILGAYFVGMGVFFIAPQLAYTVDWRILLGVAAIPSLIGLVFRFYMPESPRWLILHEKYDKAIAALKRFNVTAKLSEIKTTHDYLVEKETKIKATPGIKRAFVIVGLFMMFQQITGINIPFYYGPTVIAKLHIFGSTGGTAISSAVFGIEASSILAIINVLATLIGFRLIDSYGRRSLAFLGYSGMAFFDVLGAVLYLSRSIRKEAYDFSHRRNCGNFIY from the coding sequence GTGAATAACACTTCTAATGAAACTACAGACCCGGTTTTAAATGAATTGAACGGTAAAATTACCACAAAATTTTACTGGGCAGTGACATTGCTGGCTACGATAGGTGGTTTCCTATTTGGATATGATACTTCCAACATAGGAACTGACCTAAGTTTTATACCCTTTGCGAAAAATCTTGCAGCAACAGACCCATTTGTATACGGCTATTTAATAGCAGGTGCCTCACTTGGTGCCGCAGTAGGTGCATTAATAGCCGCACTTCTTACGGATAAATACGGAAGAAAATTCCTGCTAATAACAGATGCTGCTATATATACAATAGGGGCACTTTTATCTGCATTTTCCGTGGATCTTGTAATGCTTCTCTTATCAAGGACGCTTATAGGCCTCGCAGTTGGTGCTGATTCAGCCATTGCAACAGCATATATAGCAGAATATGCTCCGAAGAACCGCAGGGGTCACCTGTCCCTTATGCAGCAGTGGATGATAACATGGGGAATTCTGGGTGCATACTTTGTGGGCATGGGTGTATTTTTCATAGCTCCACAGCTGGCATATACGGTTGACTGGAGAATTCTTCTGGGAGTGGCTGCAATACCATCTTTGATAGGGCTGGTGTTCCGTTTCTACATGCCAGAATCTCCAAGATGGCTGATACTGCATGAAAAATACGACAAGGCAATAGCAGCATTGAAACGTTTTAATGTTACGGCAAAGCTGTCTGAAATTAAAACTACACACGATTACCTTGTTGAAAAAGAAACAAAGATAAAGGCAACGCCGGGAATAAAAAGGGCTTTTGTTATAGTCGGGCTTTTTATGATGTTCCAGCAAATTACCGGTATAAACATTCCGTTCTATTATGGTCCAACTGTTATTGCGAAACTCCACATATTCGGTTCAACAGGCGGAACGGCTATATCAAGTGCAGTTTTTGGAATTGAAGCATCATCAATACTTGCTATTATAAACGTACTTGCGACACTTATAGGTTTCCGGCTTATAGATTCATATGGCAGGAGGTCCCTGGCATTTCTAGGATACTCTGGCATGGCATTTTTTGATGTGCTGGGTGCAGTACTGTACCTTTCACGATCCATTCGCAAGGAAGCCTATGACTTTAGTCACAGGAGGAATTGCGGCAATTTTATATATTGA
- a CDS encoding MBL fold metallo-hydrolase encodes MEIKFLGNWSSHIQAGKRNVSMIIDGHILLDCGPHTIESMLESGIDPVQVDKILISHMHLDHYGGLAEILWYRAAREAKDEVIILGPKGIMKNTEQLLKIYNTPDHYMFSMKSNYVEINNNGEIYEVKTKFTDKVKNDYIEAFVGNHSIPDNMYRLEYHGNTIAYTGDTAYNDNIAQVGEKADIFLHEMTFTDQDAEIAKLSKHSTYSSVLRGFSESHAKKLVPVHLTDKTVSTLKAKSRENIILPFTDINL; translated from the coding sequence ATGGAGATAAAATTTCTCGGAAACTGGTCTTCCCATATTCAGGCAGGGAAAAGAAATGTTTCCATGATAATTGATGGCCACATTCTTCTGGACTGTGGTCCGCATACAATAGAATCTATGCTTGAAAGTGGGATCGACCCGGTACAGGTGGATAAAATACTGATTAGCCACATGCATCTTGACCATTATGGTGGACTTGCTGAAATACTCTGGTATAGGGCAGCCAGAGAAGCAAAAGATGAAGTAATAATCCTTGGCCCGAAGGGAATAATGAAAAATACTGAACAGCTCTTGAAGATATATAACACTCCTGACCATTATATGTTTAGCATGAAATCTAATTATGTTGAAATAAACAACAATGGAGAGATATATGAAGTTAAAACAAAGTTTACGGATAAGGTTAAAAATGATTATATTGAAGCATTTGTAGGGAATCACAGCATTCCTGACAATATGTACAGGCTGGAATATCATGGTAATACTATAGCTTATACAGGGGATACCGCTTATAATGATAATATCGCACAGGTAGGGGAAAAGGCGGACATATTTTTACATGAGATGACGTTTACAGATCAGGACGCTGAAATAGCTAAACTATCCAAACACTCAACATATTCATCTGTATTGAGAGGTTTCAGCGAGAGCCATGCAAAGAAATTGGTGCCGGTACATCTTACAGATAAAACGGTTTCAACTTTAAAAGCGAAGTCCAGGGAAAATATTATCCTGCCATTTACTGATATAAATTTGTGA